A single region of the Triticum dicoccoides isolate Atlit2015 ecotype Zavitan chromosome 2B, WEW_v2.0, whole genome shotgun sequence genome encodes:
- the LOC119363998 gene encoding 7-deoxyloganetin glucosyltransferase-like yields the protein MGSEACHEKPHAVMIPYPAQGHVTPMMKMAKLLHARGFHVTFVNTEFNHRRLLHSRGAGALDGVPGFRFAAIPDGLPSSDADATQDVPALCNSTMTTCLPHLLALLAKLNDQGSGVPPVTCLVVDGVMSFGYNAAKEIGVPCAALWTASACGFMGYRHYPQLIESGFVPFKDEAQLTDKAHLDTVVQGVRGMCNGMRLRDFPSFMRTTDRGDIMLNFFVHEGGRLSLPTAVMINTFDXXXXLERPVLDAMRAILPPLYTVGPLLLHAHHAVPDGTSLDALGSNLWKEQDGLLDWLDGHGANSVVYVNYGSITVMTNEQLLEFAWGLANSGYPFIWNIRPDLVKGDTAVLPPEFMASIDGRAMLTTWCSQEKVLAHKAVGVFLTHSGWNSTLESISNGVPMLSWPFFAEQQTNCRYKCTEWGNGMEIDGEVKREVLAAMIREAMEGEKGLEMRRRAAEWKESAVRATLPGGSAVANLDSVIRDVLLANFNNKN from the exons ATGGGGTCGGAGGCCTGCCATGAGAAGCCGCACGCCGTGATGATCCCGTACCCGGCGCAGGGCCATGTCACGcccatgatgaagatggccaagcTGCTCCACGCCCGGGGCTTCCACGTCACCTTCGTCAACACCGAGTTCAACCACCGCCGGCTGCTCCACTCGCGCGGGGCGGGGGCGCTTGACGGCGTCCCGGGCTTCCGCTTCGCCGCCATACCGGATGGGCTGCCGTCGTCCGACGCCGACGCCACGCAGGACGTTCCCGCGCTCTGCAACTCCACCATGACCACCTGCCTCCCCCACCTCCTGGCCCTTCTTGCCAAGCTCAACGACCAGGGTTCCGGGGTGCCGCCGGTCACCTGCCTTGTCGTCGACGGCGTCATGTCGTTCGGTTATAACGCTGCCAAGGAGATTGGCGTGCCCTGCGCGGCCTTGTGGACGGCCAGCGCGTGCGGGTTCATGGGCTACCGCCACTACCCGCAGCTCATCGAGTCGGGTTTCGTGCCTTTCAAAG ATGAGGCTCAGCTCACAGACAAGGCGCACCTGGACACGGTGGTACAGGGCGTGCGCGGCATGTGCAACGGCATGAGGCTGCGGGACTTCCCGTCCTTCATGCGCACCACCGACCGCGGTGACATAATGCTCAACTTCTTCGTGCACGAGGGCGGGCGCCTGTCGCTCCCCACCGCCGTCATGATCAACACGTTCGACNNNNNNNNNNAGCTGGAGCGGCCGGTCCTCGACGCCATGCGCGCCATCCTCCCGCCCCTCTACACCGTGGGGCCGCTGCTTCTCCACGCCCACCACGCCGTCCCCGACGGCACCTCGCTCGACGCCCTTGGCTCCAACCTCTGGAAGGAGCAGGACGGCCTCCTCGACTGGCTCGACGGCCACGGCGCCAACTCCGTGGTGTACGTGAACTACGGCAGCATCACTGTGATGACGAACGAGCAGCTCCTGGAGTTCGCGTGGGGGCTGGCCAACAGCGGCTACCCTTTCATATGGAACATCCGGCCGGACCTGGTCAAGGGCGACACGGCCGTGCTGCCGCCGGAGTTCATGGCCTCCATCGACGGCCGTGCCATGCTCACCACGTGGTGCTCGCAGGAGAAGGTCCTCGCGCACAAGGCCGTGGGGGTGTTCCTGACGCACTCCGGGTGGAACTCGACGCTGGAGAGCATCTCTAACGGCGTGCCGATGCTCAGCTGGCCCTTCTTCGCGGAGCAGCAGACCAACTGCAGGTACAAGTGCACGGAGTGGGGGAACGGGATGGAGATCGACGGCGAGGTGAagcgggaggtcctggcggcgatgATACGTGAGGCCATGGAAGGGGAGAAGGGGCTGGAGATGAGGAGGCGTGCGGCGGAGTGGAAGGAGAGTGCGGTTAGAGCCACGCTTCCTGGTGGATCCGCGGTGGCTAACCTGGACTCGGTGATCCGTGACGTGCTCCTCGCCAACTTCAACAACAAAAACTGA